The Scleropages formosus chromosome 15, fSclFor1.1, whole genome shotgun sequence genomic sequence AGCAACTTTACCCTTCCCATCCCCCTCTGAAAGCCCCTGGTAAGTTTCCATCAGCCGGACATACCATCTGGGCTGGCGTGCTAATTGGAAACAGCAGCCTTCCTAACTCGTCTGACTTTCAAAAGTCCCATAACAATGAGCAACAAGGTGGCAACAGCTTGTGAGATGCCTCCTCATtcacgattaaaaaaaaaaaaaaaaaaaatttaaaatagacCTTTGCATCAAGCTATGTCAGAATAGGAATGGAATGTTCCTTGGGTTTAAGGATTGAAGTTCAGtgttgaaacattttcagaCCTCACACTGTAAGACCAGGATCTAATCTACTATTAGACTAATAATaatgcatccatccattttccagaccGTTTGTCCATCTTGGgttgatgataataataataataataataataataattttttatatagAGGTGGCTTCTCAAAGCATTTTACATTGAGAAGAAAGCTATGTAGGGtaaatttacattgacatttatttattttgatgatTTCACAATTTGATGATACGCATAAAAACTTGCCAGCTGAGAAGTTTGTTTAGCGTTTcagttcagatgttttttttttcatttgcatttgacCTTCTCATATTTGTCTTACATTGTTTTCTGCGGTGTAATCTGGATACAGAGCAGGACAGGACCATGGCTGACCCCTCTCTCAAAGCAAACACTCAAACACTTGGTAACGCATCGCTAAAAGACACGGAACCGTTCAGCAAGGAACTAGACTCTGCCTACAGAATATTgcacatgtttttattgttccaCACATTGTAGTGCACATTTCAAACACATCATTTCAATATGTTTCACACTTTAGTTACAGTTTCAGCTTGCTCTGTTCATCTTTGACTTTCTATTCATTCTAATGTATTTACAGGTAGTCACAattcagcagcactgcactACTGTCATAATGAAggctttactttttaaaaatcacgaGGTTTAAAAATAGATTGGTTATAAAAACCAAACAAGAAGGAAAGGTAAAAAAGGACAGGTATGACAGCCAAATACAGTGCAGTTATCACATATTCCTGCTCTGCACTGCCACCTTGTGGTGGAACTGCGGTAAAGCGGCGCCCCACGCAAACGCTTGAATAAATTGCATCCCTCATGTAATAAAACAAAGTCCCTACTTTCACACATATCCCATGTGTCTCTGTTGTGACATCCGAAAATATCAGCATGAACCTTTCGActtatctgtttattttatctgttttcaaATATCAGGTCTTTCTGTTGTTCTGTCTATTTCATATACGTGAATGTAATGCACTTTGATCTGTCACTGTAGTTACTCAAATTCTTaattaaaaactgcaaattaCAGCCATTTAGTAATGCCTCTTGACATCTTTTGATGTAAAATTACTTAGACCTCAATTAGTATTGCAGCCGTCAACATCATTTACTGGAGATCCAGGCATGGCTGTACGTGCAAAAGTGTAAGAAGAAAGTGGTCTCTGTGATTGCATTATTATCTTAAAATTAAGGCCTTCCTATTCCTTCTCTGTTAAGTTGTTATAATTTGAATATTCGACATAACACCTATTATTTGGAGCATTTTGACCAGTGAGGGTAACAACAATTCACCACAGCAAACAATGAAGGTGAGTAGACCAAATATATTGGTACTGGTTTAAAATAGATTACACTGTatattaaaaagttaaataagaaaaaaaattaagttttttatCAGTTAAcgtaataatttaaataataatagtaataataataattgtccTTTCACAATAGTGAGTAtgattttaaaatctatttatcAAATTAATATTGCTGAAACAGAACAAGTTCACATGATCCTAAATATGGACTTTGATATATTTGTGTTATGGCTGTTGAAGTGATAGATTTCTGCACTAGGATGAAAGATATTTCATGGAGCATTCAAAAAGGGAACAAGAAAGACTTGTTCTCCATTAAAAGAATTTGATCACAACAAGGGTTCGAGACAGGGACGGAATGAATCACAGCCTTTGAGTAAGGGGTGAACTAAAGGCAGGGCAATCATATACCGTACACCCATTCACACCCACATGCACTAAGGGCAATTGAgaatcaccagtccacctgacacacacatgtttggactgtgggaggaaacacacaaagacatggggagaacatgcagactccacacttTGCACTGGAACTTTTCAGGATaggcaccttgctcagggttactgCATCAGGAATAAGGTTTTGACAGTGTTACCCTCAGATTGCAAAGCATCTGTCAGGACccctacgccacctgctgttccttttGTTGAATAGTACCCAAGCTTGTGATCTGTTTacaaatcattattattattattattattattattattattattattattattagttgagGTGCTCTGGTGTCAGCCCAATATCctaaagacaagtgtttcattgattggtgactctaaactaccCTTAGTGTCTGCATTGGACAGCTTATGTtgtaatagttagagctgctgcctttggaccccaaggttgcaggtttgattcctgccttcagctgtagtatccttgagcagaGTACTCGCTctaaaaattactccagtaaaattgcacagctgtgtaaatgggaaaataattgtacatagcTCAAtagtgtatgttgctttgaagaaaagcatcagctaaattaacaaatgtaaaacatgtgAGTAAAGGAGTGTGTGTAGCtatcctgtgatggagtggtgtcctatGCAGGGTGTATCTGTTGTTGGCCTTGTGCCATGTGTTTATAGGACGGGCTACTGCTACACCCCTAACTTGGGCAAGTGGTAAATGAGTCAGTAATATTACTAACATGATAATATAACAACAAATGCTTACAACGTTATAAGCTGTAGTCCAAAATTAAACACTGCACTGCAACTAAAAGAATACCGACCTAGGAATACACCCATAACTAGTCATAAAAgaaatctttaaataaaaaaggtaaGAACAACATTTTCCATGCAAAGTTGTCACAAAGAAAGCCGATTTTCTTGCTCAGACGGAGTTACATCACTGGATCCTGAACTGATTTTAATTCAGATACAACACATCgattacagtgattttttttgacattttaatgtaGCACTTTGTGTTGATTTAGGGGCCATGTTATATTGCGGGGAAGAGAACAGACAGCTGATTTTATTCAATGGAAAGATTCCAGTGGAGTCGCACTCATTCACATTAGGGACGTCATTAAGGCAAAGCCCGTTATCAGATTACCCACATAAATTATGAATGAGTCGTTCTCGCCATCTCCAAGGACCAATCAGAATCCACACGCATGGAAGTCTCGTCCAATCAGAAAAGACGCGCTCCGTTCTCGCTGCAGCCGGTTCTTCCTCCCAGAATTACGCGTTTATTCAGGATTAGGAGTCAAAACAGTGCGCGCGCGTTCTCTCGgactataaataaatacacatcgACTCTCTTCGACTTCTTTTAAAGAGACATATTTAATTGACATCATGGTTGATGCATTTTGCGCCACATGGAAGCTGGTGGACAGTCAGAACTTTGACGAATATATGAAAGCGCTTGGTGAGTTTATAAATTgctaaataatggaaaaaatccGTTTACGTTATTTGTATTCCAGTTTGAATCTCTGAATTGAAAGAGTTACaatatataagaataataaacCTGAGTTATTACAGTACTAGACTTCAGTTAAGGAATGTTCGGGTCAGCAATGGCATTTGTTCAACCTGCTTTATTATAATTTCCGCAGGAGTTGGTTTTGCAATAAGACAAATTGGTAATGTAACAAAACCGACCATCATCATCAGCCAGGAAGGAGACAAAGTGGTGGTGAAAACGCAGAGCACCTTCAAGAATACTGAAATCTCCTTCAAGCTGGGAGAGGAATTCGACGAAAGTACACCAGATGACAGAAACTGCAAAGTAAGTAGAAATTACTGTAAATCCCTTGATCATCACTGagacatttaaataaactgcaatTAATATGGCTTCAGGcgaaatatatttattgcttCTATACTGTATGCTAAATAACAAGA encodes the following:
- the LOC108919926 gene encoding fatty acid-binding protein, brain, translated to MVDAFCATWKLVDSQNFDEYMKALGVGFAIRQIGNVTKPTIIISQEGDKVVVKTQSTFKNTEISFKLGEEFDESTPDDRNCKSTVSLDGDKLVHVQKWDGKETKFVREIKDGKMIMHLTFNDVQAVRTYEKA